From Deltaproteobacteria bacterium, a single genomic window includes:
- a CDS encoding LemA family protein — MAYIPLILAAIIIAWFVAAYNKLVRFRNQIKNAWHQIDVQLKRRYDLIPNLVEVVKDYMSYEQETLTKVIEARGAALSAKGPAAQAKAEGLLTETLKSLFAVVEKYPELKANQNVASLQEELTGTENKISFARQFYNDSVMTYNNAIQSIPTNFIASFFNFTQEAYFETEPESRAVPKASLR, encoded by the coding sequence GTGGCGTACATTCCCCTCATCCTGGCGGCGATCATTATCGCCTGGTTCGTGGCCGCCTACAACAAGCTCGTCCGCTTTCGCAACCAGATCAAGAACGCCTGGCACCAGATCGACGTGCAGCTGAAGCGCCGTTACGACCTCATCCCGAACCTCGTGGAGGTCGTGAAGGATTACATGTCGTACGAACAGGAGACGCTGACCAAGGTGATCGAGGCCCGCGGAGCGGCCCTGTCGGCGAAGGGACCCGCGGCCCAGGCGAAGGCGGAAGGGCTCCTGACGGAGACGCTGAAGAGCCTCTTCGCCGTCGTCGAGAAGTACCCGGAGCTCAAGGCGAACCAGAACGTCGCCTCCCTGCAGGAGGAGCTGACCGGGACGGAGAACAAGATCTCCTTCGCCCGGCAGTTTTACAACGACTCGGTGATGACGTACAACAACGCGATCCAGTCGATCCCGACCAACTTCATCGCCTCCTTCTTCAACTTCACCCAAGAGGCGTACTTCGAAACGGAGCCCGAAAGCCGGGCGGTCCCGAAGGCGAGCTTGCGGTAG